Proteins from one Actinomycetes bacterium genomic window:
- a CDS encoding methylmalonyl-CoA mutase, whose translation MTDTLPLARHFPTADREQWRALAAAALARTRGNVAPEQVEQLLATQTDDGFAVLPLYTATDGVDAGEPSAPGTGDRMRGTRSPDAATWSIRQRHWVGGGPEQGLPAAQQAIADGAESLWLTVLAVDALPQLLAGLDLTSTPVVLEAFADAAAAAEQLLAALPESGAPATTSLGLDPVGWAAATGTEVHWAQPVALADAARLRGVRAFTIDSAVYHEAGATVAQELALTTAAGLALLRELEQAGWSPAEAAASIEFRWVVTDEQFPAIAKLRAARVLWARILELADVTDIGQRQHASTSVLMLTARDPWVNLIRNCVAAFAGGVGGAESVAVQPHTLARGEVDDFAQRMARNTQHLLLEESHVDAVADAAGGSYYVEELTRNSADAAWQLLQQLEANGGIAAALAAGTIAELLHETWQVRSHRIAQRTEPVTGVSEFPDRERVEQPLQSWLRPGGGLPQHRSAEQFEQLRARADAAGDPTVTLLAIGSLARYGAREAFAGNLFAAGGLGSETTALSDGLPESVTPVVCLVGADADYADAVAEAVTAARAAGAQRIWLAGKPGDREESDRSAGVDGYLHVGCDAIAVLETTLTDLGVS comes from the coding sequence ATGACCGATACCCTCCCGCTTGCGCGGCATTTCCCGACCGCCGACCGTGAGCAGTGGCGTGCGCTGGCCGCTGCAGCACTGGCACGTACACGCGGCAATGTTGCTCCTGAGCAGGTGGAACAGTTGCTGGCGACTCAGACCGATGATGGTTTTGCTGTGCTACCGCTCTACACCGCGACTGACGGTGTCGATGCTGGTGAACCAAGCGCCCCGGGCACCGGCGATCGGATGCGTGGGACTCGGTCACCGGATGCGGCCACTTGGTCGATCCGGCAGCGGCACTGGGTCGGTGGCGGTCCCGAACAGGGTCTACCGGCAGCGCAACAGGCCATTGCAGACGGAGCAGAAAGTCTCTGGTTGACCGTGCTGGCTGTCGATGCCTTGCCGCAGTTGCTTGCCGGACTGGACCTGACCAGCACCCCGGTGGTGCTGGAGGCTTTTGCCGACGCTGCTGCGGCTGCTGAACAGTTGCTGGCGGCGCTACCGGAATCAGGTGCGCCAGCTACCACCTCACTGGGCCTGGATCCGGTTGGCTGGGCCGCCGCGACTGGGACCGAAGTGCATTGGGCGCAGCCGGTGGCGCTGGCTGATGCTGCTCGCCTTCGCGGGGTGCGGGCGTTCACCATCGACAGTGCGGTTTACCACGAAGCGGGTGCAACCGTTGCCCAAGAACTGGCCTTGACGACAGCGGCTGGTCTAGCGCTACTGCGGGAGTTGGAGCAGGCCGGCTGGTCGCCAGCGGAGGCGGCGGCTTCGATTGAATTTCGTTGGGTCGTGACAGATGAGCAGTTCCCGGCCATCGCTAAGTTGCGAGCGGCCCGCGTGTTGTGGGCACGAATTCTCGAACTGGCAGATGTGACCGACATTGGTCAGCGACAGCACGCCAGCACCTCGGTGCTGATGCTGACCGCTCGTGACCCCTGGGTCAATCTGATCCGCAACTGCGTCGCGGCCTTTGCCGGTGGTGTCGGTGGCGCGGAATCAGTTGCGGTGCAACCGCACACGCTGGCGCGGGGCGAGGTGGATGACTTTGCCCAGCGGATGGCTCGCAATACCCAGCACTTGCTGCTGGAGGAGTCCCATGTCGATGCGGTCGCAGATGCCGCAGGTGGTTCGTACTACGTAGAAGAGCTGACCCGCAACAGTGCGGATGCTGCCTGGCAGTTGCTCCAGCAGTTGGAGGCCAACGGCGGTATCGCTGCGGCGCTGGCCGCAGGCACCATCGCGGAACTATTGCACGAGACCTGGCAGGTGCGCAGTCACCGGATTGCTCAGCGAACTGAGCCAGTAACTGGTGTGTCTGAGTTTCCGGATCGTGAGCGAGTCGAACAACCATTGCAATCCTGGCTGCGGCCCGGTGGCGGCTTGCCACAACACCGGTCGGCGGAACAATTCGAGCAGCTACGTGCTCGGGCCGATGCCGCTGGCGATCCAACAGTGACCTTGCTCGCCATTGGCTCGCTGGCGCGATACGGCGCTCGCGAGGCGTTTGCAGGCAACCTGTTCGCAGCCGGGGGGCTTGGTTCGGAAACTACTGCCTTGTCGGACGGGTTACCGGAGTCAGTGACCCCGGTGGTGTGTCTGGTCGGCGCCGACGCTGACTATGCCGACGCGGTAGCTGAGGCGGTGACGGCGGCTCGAGCGGCTGGCGCGCAGCGGATTTGGCTTGCTGGTAAACCCGGTGATCGCGAGGAAAGCGACCGTTCGGCGGGAGTGGATGGTTATCTGCACGTCGGTTGTGACGCCATCGCCGTGCTCGAGACCACGTTGACCGATCTGGGAGTGTCCTGA
- the scpA gene encoding methylmalonyl-CoA mutase, producing the protein MSKFPSVADTDLWSAGSSGHPAAAEAVARTTPEGIDVKQVYGAADLTGLDFLGTYPGIAPFLRGPYPTMYTAQPWTIRQYAGFSTAEESNAFYRRNLAAGQKGLSVAFDLATHRGYDSDHPRVLGDVGMAGVAIDSILDMQMLFDGIPLDRMSVSMTMNGAVLPVMALYIVAGEEQGVAPEKLTGTIQNDILKEFMVRNTYIYPPSPSMKIISDIFAYTSARMPRFNSISISGYHMQEAGATADLELGYTLADGVEYIRAGLAAGLDIDSFAPRLSFFWAVGMDFFMEVAKLRAARLLWARLVKQFDPTKDKSLSLRTHCQTSGWSLTAQDVFNNVMRTTIEAMAATQGHTQSLHTNALDEALALPTDFSARIARNTQLLLQQESGTTKVIDPWGGSYYVERLTHDLARRAWQHIEEVEQAGGMARAIDEGLPKMRIEEAAARTQARIDSGSQTLVGVNRYQPETDEPIDVLKVDNSAVRAAQVAKLQRLRSERDDTAVTAALNAITASAQGIADGTRGEGLDQNLLALAVDAARARATVGEISEAMEQVFGRHRAVIRTISGVYSEEAGEVSSINEARSATNRFAEEHGRRPRILVAKVGQDGHDRGQKVIATAFADLGFDVDVGPLFATPDEVARQAVEADVHIVGVSSLAAGHLTLVPELRSALDAAGRPDIRIVVGGVIPPDDFSALREAGAAAIFPPGTVIAEAAQELLADFDG; encoded by the coding sequence ATGTCCAAGTTTCCCTCAGTAGCAGACACAGACTTGTGGTCCGCGGGTAGCTCGGGTCACCCGGCTGCGGCGGAAGCAGTAGCGCGTACGACGCCGGAAGGTATCGACGTCAAGCAGGTGTACGGCGCTGCTGACCTAACCGGTTTGGATTTCCTCGGCACCTACCCGGGGATCGCGCCGTTTCTCCGTGGGCCCTACCCGACCATGTACACCGCTCAGCCTTGGACGATTCGGCAGTACGCCGGCTTCTCCACCGCAGAGGAATCCAACGCGTTCTATCGTCGCAATCTCGCGGCTGGTCAGAAGGGACTATCAGTCGCTTTTGACCTCGCTACTCATCGCGGCTACGACAGTGACCACCCGCGAGTACTGGGCGATGTCGGCATGGCCGGAGTGGCCATCGACTCCATTCTGGACATGCAGATGCTGTTTGACGGGATTCCGCTGGACCGGATGAGCGTCTCCATGACTATGAATGGTGCGGTTTTGCCGGTCATGGCGCTCTACATCGTGGCCGGTGAAGAACAAGGGGTAGCGCCGGAGAAGCTCACCGGGACCATTCAGAACGACATTCTCAAAGAGTTCATGGTTCGCAACACCTACATCTACCCGCCGTCGCCGAGCATGAAGATCATCTCCGACATCTTCGCCTACACCTCGGCGCGGATGCCGCGATTCAACTCGATCTCGATCTCCGGCTATCACATGCAGGAGGCCGGAGCCACCGCCGACCTGGAGCTGGGCTACACCTTGGCTGATGGTGTGGAGTACATCCGCGCTGGGCTGGCGGCGGGATTGGATATCGACAGCTTCGCACCCCGACTTTCCTTCTTCTGGGCCGTGGGCATGGACTTCTTTATGGAGGTCGCCAAACTGCGAGCCGCCAGGCTGCTCTGGGCTCGGTTGGTGAAGCAGTTTGATCCGACGAAAGATAAATCGCTGTCCCTGCGGACCCACTGCCAGACCTCTGGCTGGTCGCTGACCGCTCAAGACGTTTTCAACAACGTCATGCGCACCACGATCGAGGCGATGGCTGCGACCCAGGGGCATACTCAGTCGCTGCATACGAATGCCCTGGATGAGGCGCTGGCGCTGCCCACCGACTTCTCGGCGCGGATTGCGCGGAACACTCAGTTGCTGTTGCAGCAGGAGTCCGGCACCACCAAGGTGATCGATCCTTGGGGTGGCTCTTATTACGTGGAACGACTGACCCACGATCTGGCACGTCGAGCCTGGCAGCACATTGAGGAAGTCGAGCAGGCCGGTGGCATGGCTCGCGCGATAGATGAAGGTCTGCCCAAGATGCGGATCGAGGAAGCAGCGGCCCGCACCCAGGCGCGGATCGATTCGGGTTCGCAGACCCTAGTCGGTGTGAATCGCTACCAACCGGAAACAGACGAACCCATCGATGTGCTCAAGGTGGATAACTCGGCGGTTCGAGCGGCACAAGTAGCCAAGTTGCAGCGGCTGCGCTCCGAGCGGGATGACACCGCGGTAACCGCGGCGCTGAACGCCATCACGGCTTCGGCCCAGGGGATCGCTGACGGTACTCGTGGGGAAGGTCTGGACCAAAACCTGTTGGCTCTTGCGGTAGATGCAGCGCGTGCGCGGGCTACTGTCGGAGAGATCTCCGAAGCGATGGAGCAGGTATTCGGTCGACATCGCGCGGTGATTCGTACGATTTCGGGTGTCTACTCCGAGGAGGCGGGGGAAGTGTCCAGCATTAACGAGGCTCGGTCGGCCACTAATCGATTTGCCGAGGAGCACGGTCGACGGCCTCGCATCTTGGTGGCCAAAGTCGGTCAGGATGGTCATGACCGCGGACAGAAGGTCATCGCCACCGCCTTTGCCGACCTAGGTTTCGACGTTGACGTGGGTCCACTGTTCGCCACTCCGGATGAGGTCGCCCGCCAGGCTGTGGAAGCAGACGTCCACATCGTTGGGGTGTCCTCGCTGGCTGCCGGACATCTCACCCTGGTGCCGGAACTACGTAGTGCGCTCGATGCCGCTGGCCGACCAGACATTCGGATCGTCGTCGGTGGCGTCATTCCGCCAGACGATTTCTCCGCCTTGCGGGAAGCAGGCGCAGCTGCCATCTTCCCACCGGGAACCGTCATTGCGGAAGCCGCCCAGGAACTACTCGCAGACTTCGACGGATGA
- the meaB gene encoding methylmalonyl Co-A mutase-associated GTPase MeaB, producing the protein MSQRQSVPELLAGIKAGDRASIARAITLVESTRVSDAPAAAELLDAVSGTAGDAMRVGVSGVPGVGKSTFIDELGTYLVGEGRRVAVLAVDPSSVRSGGSVLGDKTRMERLAASDAAFIRPSPSAGTLGGVTRSTRAAMLVVEAAGFDTVLVETVGVGQSEVAVAGMVDSFLLLALARTGDQLQGIKRGILELVDVIAVNKADGDHAPEARSAARELAGALRLFSHDEEDAWKVPVLTCSGLTGTGVPEVWLALTDHRNQLVESGRLQQLRGEQRVLWLTEEVDDRLLQRFHQRSEIVAALPDLQQQVRAGELSAPAAAERLLGL; encoded by the coding sequence ATGAGCCAGCGGCAGTCAGTCCCGGAACTACTTGCCGGGATCAAGGCCGGAGATCGGGCGAGCATCGCTCGGGCGATCACGCTGGTGGAATCCACTCGAGTCAGCGATGCACCGGCAGCGGCCGAGCTGCTAGATGCCGTCAGCGGGACTGCTGGTGACGCCATGCGGGTAGGTGTCTCTGGCGTGCCCGGTGTCGGCAAGTCCACCTTTATCGATGAACTCGGGACGTATCTGGTCGGTGAAGGCCGTCGAGTGGCCGTGCTAGCGGTGGATCCCAGCAGCGTTCGCAGCGGTGGCAGTGTGCTGGGTGATAAAACCCGGATGGAACGCCTCGCCGCCAGTGATGCTGCCTTTATCCGGCCTTCGCCGAGCGCCGGCACGCTCGGTGGTGTCACTCGCTCCACCCGCGCCGCCATGTTGGTCGTGGAGGCTGCCGGTTTCGACACGGTACTGGTGGAAACCGTAGGAGTTGGCCAGTCCGAGGTTGCGGTGGCTGGCATGGTCGATTCCTTCTTACTGCTGGCATTGGCTCGCACTGGCGATCAGTTACAGGGAATCAAGCGTGGCATTTTGGAACTGGTCGATGTCATCGCCGTGAATAAGGCGGATGGTGACCATGCGCCCGAAGCGCGCTCGGCGGCGCGGGAGTTGGCTGGGGCGCTGCGGCTGTTCAGTCACGACGAGGAAGATGCCTGGAAAGTTCCGGTACTCACCTGTAGTGGGCTGACCGGAACTGGCGTGCCGGAAGTCTGGCTGGCGCTCACTGACCACCGGAACCAGTTGGTGGAATCCGGCCGATTGCAGCAGTTGCGGGGGGAGCAACGAGTGCTGTGGTTGACCGAGGAAGTAGACGACCGGTTGCTGCAACGGTTCCATCAGCGGTCCGAGATTGTGGCTGCCCTGCCAGACCTACAACAGCAAGTGCGAGCGGGTGAGTTGTCGGCCCCAGCAGCGGCCGAAAGGCTACTGGGTCTCTAG
- a CDS encoding cytochrome P450, protein MTIKRGGKIYDSRARMKAAHRAMTESSVKQPDVPRPPGPPGLELALSIMLRGQSAPLVFQRFLREYSGLAHFRRGSEHIYLTSDPDLVVEVFQNQGRHTIKPPVLQSSQAVLGEGLLTAEGDHHLRQRRLLQPAFHRDRIAGYARTMVAETEAHVAEWQQGQQIDVAADMSRLTLQIVGRTLFGVDMSGSAHDVAEALDVVLANSTAVIQPLSNIRARLGMPPFGATIAAGDDLDKVLQRIIEEHRQTGDTGDLLSMMMAAREDGVGMDDAQLRDEAMTLILAGHETTAMWLTWTWLLLAQNQQQSMWLREELDQLPDRPPEFHDLPSLPRTRAVLAESLRLYPPAWMIGRRLMTDVSYQGWTIPTGSILFAPMWVLHRSPDYWDYPLAFRPQRWLNTEGQYDERGTVRHRGAWYPFGWGNRRCIGDQFAWTEATLLMAFMARDWSMRVTDPSRSVEPEGNITLRPRGGLQMTIEQRMTSLPDTPSFQQAEMFTP, encoded by the coding sequence GTGACCATCAAGCGGGGCGGCAAAATTTACGACTCGCGGGCACGCATGAAGGCGGCTCATCGCGCGATGACCGAAAGTTCGGTGAAGCAGCCCGACGTCCCCCGCCCACCTGGCCCGCCCGGCCTGGAACTGGCGCTGTCGATAATGCTGCGGGGCCAGTCTGCACCACTAGTCTTCCAGCGCTTTCTGCGGGAGTACTCAGGGCTCGCGCACTTCAGACGTGGTTCCGAACACATCTACCTCACCTCAGATCCCGACCTAGTCGTGGAGGTTTTTCAGAATCAGGGCCGGCACACCATCAAACCGCCAGTGCTGCAAAGTTCCCAAGCGGTTCTTGGTGAGGGACTGCTCACCGCTGAGGGCGACCATCATCTGCGGCAACGCCGACTACTACAACCCGCGTTTCACCGAGATCGGATAGCGGGCTACGCGCGCACGATGGTGGCGGAGACCGAAGCCCACGTCGCGGAATGGCAGCAGGGTCAACAAATAGACGTGGCAGCAGATATGAGTCGGTTGACGCTGCAAATCGTTGGCCGGACCCTATTCGGGGTAGATATGTCCGGTTCGGCACACGACGTGGCTGAGGCTCTCGATGTTGTGCTGGCGAACTCCACTGCCGTCATTCAACCGTTGTCGAACATCCGAGCACGCCTGGGGATGCCACCGTTCGGTGCCACCATTGCGGCTGGGGATGATCTGGACAAAGTTCTGCAACGGATCATCGAGGAGCACCGCCAGACTGGTGACACTGGCGATCTGCTCAGCATGATGATGGCCGCTCGCGAGGACGGCGTGGGCATGGACGATGCGCAGCTGCGCGATGAAGCCATGACGCTGATCTTGGCGGGTCATGAGACGACGGCGATGTGGCTCACCTGGACCTGGCTGTTACTGGCGCAAAATCAGCAGCAGTCGATGTGGCTCCGGGAAGAACTGGATCAACTGCCCGATCGGCCACCAGAGTTTCACGACCTGCCATCGCTACCGCGCACCCGGGCGGTGCTGGCGGAATCGCTGCGACTCTATCCGCCAGCGTGGATGATTGGTCGACGACTCATGACTGATGTCAGCTATCAGGGCTGGACCATTCCGACTGGCTCGATCCTCTTCGCGCCAATGTGGGTACTGCACCGCAGCCCGGACTACTGGGACTATCCGCTAGCCTTCCGCCCGCAACGGTGGCTCAACACCGAGGGGCAATATGACGAGCGCGGCACTGTCCGGCATCGCGGGGCCTGGTACCCGTTCGGTTGGGGCAATCGACGCTGCATTGGCGACCAGTTCGCGTGGACCGAAGCCACCCTGCTGATGGCTTTCATGGCCCGCGATTGGTCCATGCGGGTGACCGATCCCAGTCGGTCAGTGGAGCCGGAGGGAAACATCACCTTGCGACCGCGCGGTGGCCTGCAGATGACTATCGAGCAGCGAATGACTTCTTTGCCTGACACTCCGTCATTTCAGCAAGCAGAAATGTTCACTCCGTAA
- a CDS encoding NAD(P)H-quinone dehydrogenase — protein MIAIIGGGPGGYEAALVARQCGAEVVLVERDGPGGSAVLTDCVPSKALIAVADVLTVSGESGHLGVTLGDTPVRPGSIGVDIAAANARIENLAAEQSADIGSRLEREGISVIGGQAELAEREVVVATDHGEQRLQPEAILIATGARPRLLPGVEPDGERIFTWEQLYRLQELPERLIVIGSGVTGAEFAAAYRAMGCEVVLVSSRDRVLPTEDADAAEVIENAFQRRGVAVEARSRAASVVRTESGVAVTLTDGRTLSGSHCLLAVGSIPNTDGLGLTTAGVAVDERGFIQVDRVSRTSNPSIYAAGDCTGVMMLASVAAMQGRIAMWHLLGQAVHPLDQRAVSSNVFTDPEIATVGYSQAEIDNGDVAAASVTLPLRTNPRAKMQGIQDGFVKVFCRADTRVVIGGVVVAPQASELIYPLTIAVDRGLTVAQLAEDFTVYPSLTGSIAEAARKLRATD, from the coding sequence GTGATAGCGATCATAGGCGGCGGTCCCGGCGGCTACGAGGCGGCGCTCGTCGCCCGGCAATGTGGCGCTGAGGTCGTCCTGGTGGAACGAGACGGTCCCGGCGGATCGGCCGTGCTGACGGACTGTGTACCCAGCAAAGCGCTGATCGCAGTCGCGGATGTGCTGACAGTTTCCGGCGAGTCAGGTCACCTAGGGGTGACGCTCGGGGACACCCCAGTCCGGCCGGGATCGATCGGCGTCGATATCGCGGCGGCCAATGCACGAATCGAAAACCTCGCTGCCGAACAATCCGCAGACATTGGCTCTCGGCTGGAGCGGGAAGGTATTTCGGTAATTGGCGGGCAGGCTGAGCTGGCCGAGCGAGAAGTAGTGGTAGCAACAGATCACGGGGAGCAACGGTTGCAGCCCGAGGCGATCCTGATCGCGACCGGCGCCCGGCCCCGGCTGCTTCCTGGCGTCGAACCGGATGGCGAGCGCATCTTCACTTGGGAGCAGCTCTACCGGTTGCAAGAACTGCCGGAACGCCTGATCGTCATCGGTTCGGGGGTGACTGGAGCTGAGTTCGCCGCCGCCTACCGCGCCATGGGATGTGAGGTGGTGTTGGTGTCATCACGGGATCGAGTGCTGCCCACAGAGGACGCCGATGCTGCCGAGGTCATCGAGAACGCGTTCCAGCGTCGAGGGGTTGCGGTCGAAGCCCGGAGCCGAGCCGCCAGCGTAGTTCGCACCGAGTCAGGCGTGGCAGTGACGTTAACTGATGGTCGGACGTTGAGCGGAAGCCACTGCCTGCTCGCGGTGGGTTCCATTCCCAACACTGATGGGCTGGGACTAACGACAGCAGGTGTGGCGGTGGATGAGCGTGGCTTTATCCAAGTGGATCGGGTATCGCGGACCAGTAACCCCAGTATCTACGCCGCAGGTGATTGCACCGGAGTCATGATGCTGGCTTCGGTGGCGGCCATGCAGGGTCGGATTGCCATGTGGCATTTGCTCGGCCAAGCAGTGCACCCACTGGATCAGCGAGCCGTCTCCAGCAACGTTTTCACAGATCCGGAGATCGCCACGGTCGGGTACTCCCAAGCCGAAATCGACAATGGTGACGTGGCAGCAGCGAGTGTCACGTTGCCATTGCGCACCAATCCACGAGCCAAGATGCAGGGCATCCAAGATGGGTTTGTCAAAGTGTTTTGTCGTGCAGACACCCGAGTTGTCATCGGTGGCGTGGTGGTGGCACCGCAGGCGAGCGAACTTATTTACCCGCTGACTATTGCCGTGGACCGGGGGCTCACCGTGGCCCAACTAGCGGAGGACTTCACGGTGTATCCCTCGCTGACCGGGTCCATTGCCGAGGCCGCGCGCAAACTCCGGGCGACCGACTAG
- a CDS encoding acetyl/propionyl/methylcrotonyl-CoA carboxylase subunit alpha, with protein sequence MQKVLIANRGEIAIRVARACRDAGLTSVAVYADPDRDALHVQEADEAYALGGSTAAESYLVIDKVIAAATESGADAVHPGYGFLSENAEFAQAVIDAGLTWIGPPPQAIRDLGDKVSARHIAARAGAPQVPGTSDPVETADEVVAFAEEHGLPVAIKAAFGGGGRGLKVARTLEEIPELYDSAVREAVAAFGRGECFVERYLDRPRHVETQVLADQHGNVVVVSTRDCSLQRRHQKLVEEAPAPFLSDEQIEELYRASKAIVKEAGYYGAGTCEFLVGQDGTISFLEVNTRLQVEHPVSEEISGIDLVREQFRIADGEKLGMSDPELRGHSIEFRINGEDPGRNFLPAPGELTVWDPPSGPGVRLDGGFRQGDVIGGNFDSLLAKLIVTGRDRQQALERSRRALAEFTVDGIATALTFHRAVVEDPAFAPEDPATPFHVHTRWIETEFDNTIPPYSGAAGEAAEPEARQTVVVEVGGKRLEVSLPEGMGALGATSGGKKKSPSRKKTAGGAGASGDSVVAPMQGTIVKIAVEEGQQIAEGDLVIVLEAMKMEQPINAPKSGTIKGITAEVGATIPTGTVLMEIAD encoded by the coding sequence ATGCAGAAAGTCCTGATCGCCAACCGTGGTGAAATCGCCATCCGGGTCGCCCGGGCCTGCCGAGACGCTGGCCTTACCTCTGTCGCGGTCTATGCCGACCCCGATCGGGATGCCCTCCATGTCCAGGAGGCTGATGAGGCCTACGCGCTCGGCGGGTCAACCGCAGCCGAGTCATACCTGGTCATTGACAAGGTCATCGCCGCTGCCACTGAGTCCGGTGCCGACGCGGTCCACCCTGGTTACGGGTTCCTGTCCGAGAACGCTGAGTTCGCCCAGGCGGTCATCGACGCTGGGCTGACCTGGATCGGTCCGCCGCCACAGGCGATTCGCGATCTCGGCGACAAGGTGTCGGCTCGCCATATCGCTGCCCGCGCTGGTGCACCCCAGGTGCCCGGCACCTCCGATCCGGTCGAGACCGCTGACGAAGTGGTGGCATTCGCCGAAGAACACGGCTTGCCAGTCGCCATCAAGGCTGCTTTCGGTGGCGGTGGCCGCGGCCTGAAGGTCGCCCGCACGCTGGAAGAAATCCCCGAACTGTATGACTCGGCTGTCCGGGAAGCGGTAGCCGCGTTTGGTCGCGGCGAATGCTTTGTGGAGCGCTACCTGGATCGGCCGCGCCACGTGGAGACGCAGGTGCTCGCCGATCAGCACGGCAACGTGGTCGTGGTGTCCACGCGCGACTGCTCGCTACAGCGCCGACACCAGAAACTGGTCGAGGAAGCACCGGCGCCATTCTTGAGCGACGAGCAAATCGAAGAGTTGTACCGAGCGTCCAAGGCCATCGTGAAAGAGGCCGGCTACTACGGCGCCGGCACCTGCGAATTCCTGGTTGGCCAGGACGGCACGATCTCCTTCCTCGAGGTCAATACCCGCCTGCAGGTGGAACACCCGGTCAGCGAGGAAATCAGCGGCATCGATCTAGTGCGGGAGCAGTTCCGCATCGCCGATGGCGAGAAACTCGGCATGAGTGACCCAGAACTACGCGGTCATTCCATTGAATTCCGGATCAACGGCGAGGATCCCGGTCGTAACTTCCTCCCCGCGCCTGGCGAGCTCACCGTCTGGGATCCCCCCAGCGGACCTGGTGTGCGGCTGGACGGCGGGTTCCGGCAAGGTGACGTCATCGGTGGCAACTTCGACTCGCTGCTCGCGAAGCTGATCGTGACCGGTCGGGATCGCCAGCAGGCGCTGGAGCGCTCCCGTCGGGCGTTGGCCGAGTTCACCGTGGACGGCATTGCCACTGCGCTGACGTTCCATCGTGCGGTAGTCGAAGATCCCGCTTTCGCACCGGAAGATCCGGCCACGCCCTTCCACGTGCACACCCGCTGGATCGAAACCGAGTTCGACAACACCATCCCGCCGTACTCAGGTGCTGCCGGCGAGGCAGCCGAGCCGGAAGCTCGCCAGACCGTCGTCGTCGAAGTTGGCGGCAAGCGACTGGAAGTCTCGCTTCCCGAGGGCATGGGCGCCCTTGGCGCCACGAGCGGTGGGAAGAAGAAGTCGCCGTCCCGCAAGAAGACAGCCGGCGGTGCCGGCGCTAGCGGTGATTCCGTCGTGGCTCCGATGCAGGGCACCATCGTCAAGATCGCGGTCGAGGAGGGTCAACAGATCGCCGAGGGCGACTTGGTGATCGTGTTGGAAGCGATGAAGATGGAGCAGCCGATCAACGCCCCTAAGTCCGGCACTATCAAAGGAATCACCGCTGAGGTAGGGGCAACTATTCCCACCGGCACCGTGCTCATGGAGATCGCCGACTAG
- a CDS encoding Maf family nucleotide pyrophosphatase — MSQRWPLVLASASPARLRLLRSAGLDPEVIVSGIDEEAHIAQYHDQSPAGVALELARAKAAAVAATLEPNREPTVVIGADSVLDVAGTAQGKPDSVAEARTRLEALQGHSAVLRTGHSVLRTDTGASANTVVATEVRFGHWTPAELDWYLATGESLQVAGAFTLDGLSAPFMAGVVGDPGNVIGLSLPGVRELLAELGLSWVALTGPVPG, encoded by the coding sequence ATGAGCCAGCGGTGGCCGCTGGTACTCGCCAGCGCCTCGCCCGCCCGACTGCGGCTGCTGCGCTCCGCCGGTCTGGACCCTGAGGTGATCGTGAGCGGGATCGACGAGGAAGCGCACATCGCCCAATATCACGATCAATCACCTGCTGGCGTGGCGTTGGAATTAGCCCGCGCCAAAGCGGCCGCAGTGGCAGCAACTCTGGAGCCAAATCGCGAACCCACCGTGGTCATCGGTGCGGATTCAGTGTTGGATGTCGCTGGCACCGCGCAGGGCAAACCTGACTCAGTGGCCGAGGCCCGCACCCGACTGGAAGCGCTACAAGGTCACAGCGCAGTGCTGCGTACCGGTCACAGTGTGCTGCGCACCGATACCGGCGCGAGTGCCAACACCGTGGTTGCCACCGAAGTTCGCTTCGGTCACTGGACTCCAGCGGAGTTAGACTGGTACTTGGCCACCGGCGAATCGCTGCAAGTGGCGGGGGCGTTCACTCTCGACGGCCTCAGCGCACCCTTTATGGCTGGTGTCGTCGGAGATCCGGGCAACGTCATCGGTCTGTCACTACCTGGCGTCCGCGAATTACTGGCGGAGTTGGGGCTAAGTTGGGTGGCGCTGACGGGGCCGGTGCCAGGGTAA
- a CDS encoding acyl-CoA carboxylase subunit epsilon, producing the protein MSEQERPAEPLLRVVSGNPSPEQLAALIGVFSAVGGAAESAAPTTSAWSSSARKGRYAPRPAPGAWRLSLRQT; encoded by the coding sequence GTGAGCGAGCAGGAACGACCCGCCGAGCCATTGCTGCGCGTAGTCAGCGGCAACCCTAGTCCGGAGCAGTTGGCGGCGCTGATTGGTGTTTTCTCCGCCGTGGGCGGGGCAGCGGAATCAGCAGCTCCAACGACCTCGGCCTGGTCCAGCAGCGCCCGTAAGGGCCGGTACGCGCCGCGCCCCGCACCTGGGGCCTGGCGGTTGAGCTTGCGGCAGACATGA